Within the Girardinichthys multiradiatus isolate DD_20200921_A chromosome 12, DD_fGirMul_XY1, whole genome shotgun sequence genome, the region CAAACACGATCAGAATATCAGACAACTGCATCAactattttattctaaatattgTCATTTTTTCCCTTTGATAAAGGGGACCCTGTATTCACCCCAAGTCTCccaaaaatgttaaactttttGTATGAAATGTGGAGGAAACTTTCTGTATcatagttttctgtttttcttttgtagaGATTTGTATTTAACATTGTGCAAGTTTACACACAGACTTAACTAcatgaacatttttttaatattgttttactgAATTATTTGTAAAGTATTACTTGGATTtttaaaaggtgttttttttttttactgtgcaaataaataaaaaagttaaccACAAACTAAAGATATTCAATATTATCAGAGATAAAGACTCTTTTGTCCATACAATGTAGCATATTAAAAGTAGCCTATAAATGAATTATATTTTAGCCTAAAGTGATTATTTCTGACCTTTAAAAATTGTCTTTCACAAGCTTCTCCTCTGACTCGGCTTTTGTAGCTGCTTTTAAAAGATAATCATCCTGTGATGGCCTTTTCTCACCTCCAAATCGGTCCCCGCTAAAGTGGCCCCCCGCAGGTTGCAGTTCTTCAGCTTTGCATTTTTCAGAGTGGCCACACGCAGGTTGATTCCGGTCATCTGGCTTCCTTCCATGTCCACTCCTTTCAGATTCGCACCTGATCACAAAAGCAAAGGGTTAAAATGAGATGACAAATTTGGATGAATGTGCTCTTTAGAGAAATATCTGCGATAAAAGCTTGCCTTCAAGATTGGCCTTCAGTCCAGATGGATCTTCAAAGTTGCATCCTTTTAAAGAAGCTCCCTCAGCGTTGCAGCAGAGCATCTTGACTCCTTGTAAATTAGCGCACTTCAAAATAACCAAGCAAAATTCCAAAATGTACATATgagtcttttttattttttatttgaaccaaccgcaaaagttatttttggaaaaaagaagaagcaaTTTTTACACTTACATCCAGGTTGGCTCCAGAAAGGTCAGCCCGCTCCAGATTGGAACAGCACAGATTAGCGTGTGTCAAATTGCATCGACTGAGGTTAGCCATCTTGAAGTTAATATAACGCAGATCGAGTCGGGACAGATCAGCACCGCTAAAGTTCAGACCCTAACAACAGCAAGAGCAGCATGGTTAAACATTCAATTCAGACAGCGAGTATGGCGAGAGATGAAATCTTTTTAGTTGACCTTACCTGGCAGCGGAGCTCTGACTTGGTGGAGGTTGCCAGAAGAAAACGAACAAACTCCTTTCGGGAAATGGGAGAGTGGTCCTCGGGTGGCTGagaattctgtttttatataaaacatatttatattatattttataaactgGTAAGtggagagataaaaaaaaacaaagggagTGTATGACATATTGCAATTTCACAATACCTTGATTActacttccagctgttcagccAGCTGCTCTATTCCAAAGAAGCGAGCCTCCTCCAGGACCCCTAGAAAACATTTATGGAAACCATATCATCAGCCTGTATGTCGTAGGCAACTGTTTTAATGAGTGTTGAAAGAAAATCTAAAGTCTCCTCTAAAAGCTTACCTCGGATATTTATTCCTTCGTTGACAATGAGCTGACCATGTCTTAAGTAGTTGAGAATCGGCTCAAAATATTCAGGGCTACGGTCAATTAGGTAAGCCCCATGCTGGTCCTGTTTGTTTCCCCACACATCTGAAGCGAAACACATATGTGGAAAAATCCCCTTCACAACAGTCGGTTCACATTAGAATTAAATGTGTGCTGGTGGACAAAGCAGCTGTACCTTTTTCACGGAACATGTGAGCGAGCATGCTCTCAGGCTCCTTGCTGACCAAAGTACTCCTGAACACACATAATTtaaggtaaaaacaaacaaacaaacaaacaggaaTAGAGTacagtcccttgcaaaagtattcatatcccttgaacttttgccctttttgtaacaaaatgttttctagCAGGTAAGCCTCTACTCCAGTCTACAGTATTCTGCAGATTAGCACTTTTCTCTCTCAGGACTGCCCTGCACtgagctccatctatcttcctaacaactctgaccagcttgccTGTACccgttgaagaaaagcatccccacagcataatggtgccaccaccatgttgtaCTGTGGGGATT harbors:
- the kctd9a gene encoding BTB/POZ domain-containing protein KCTD9a, which translates into the protein MRRVTLFVNGTSKNGKVVAVYGTLSDLLSVASNKLGIKASCLYNGKGGLIDDIVLIRDDDVLYVSEGDPFIDPQHAVNVTSDQHGAHTDWLTLNIGGRLFTTTRSTLVSKEPESMLAHMFREKDVWGNKQDQHGAYLIDRSPEYFEPILNYLRHGQLIVNEGINIRGVLEEARFFGIEQLAEQLEVVIKNSQPPEDHSPISRKEFVRFLLATSTKSELRCQGLNFSGADLSRLDLRYINFKMANLSRCNLTHANLCCSNLERADLSGANLDCANLQGVKMLCCNAEGASLKGCNFEDPSGLKANLEGANLKGVDMEGSQMTGINLRVATLKNAKLKNCNLRGATLAGTDLENCDLSGCDLQEANLRGSNVKGAIFEEMLTPLHMSQSVR